In Plasmodium brasilianum strain Bolivian I chromosome 1, whole genome shotgun sequence, a single genomic region encodes these proteins:
- a CDS encoding hypothetical protein (Plasmodium exported protein), whose translation MKKTNATSIVLLFCKVFTFTLLIWVPQHENNYEESFSKNSDLINSLGLRNCRLLKSEKEVQAIYPPHDDLLLKKGSIDSLIDDDIILKNRINYLIKDSSFKSGYDSLMQGNAFQKQFNEIIKKGNSKIDGGVMKNLNLNEFYESMETINDLKKNNKKNKKLSHVAKNKNHDNLNGSEMLQKMVHRALQQEKPKKGFMKQLYDLDKKFEAEMLRAMKNNTSDTGFHECRFKTGYEKFLAFLDKAKIFIPPTVNMMILMLMLPIVSYIGPIFGLAAFTFSVMTIYYVYKFCKMKKVHRDYKIMNKSKNFKVKALKQKLHRKKNI comes from the exons aTGAAGAAAACTAATGCTACTAGTATAGTTCTCCTTTTTTGCAAAGTTTTTACTTTCACCCTTTTAATATGGGTACCACAACATGAG aatAACTATGAAGAATCATTTAGTAAAAATTCCGATCTGATCAACTCCTTAGGTTTAAGAAATTGTAGATTGTTAAAGTCAGAAAAAGAAGTACAAGCAATCTATCCACCACATGATgatttacttttaaaaaaaggatcAATTGATTCATTAATTGATGATGATATTATCTTAAAAAACcgaataaattatttaattaaggATAGCTCATTTAAAAGTGGATATGATTCATTAATGCAGGGTAACGCCTTTCAAAAAcaatttaatgaaattataaaaaaaggaaattcaAAAATAGATGGTGgtgtaatgaaaaatttaaaccTTAACGAATTTTATGAATCAATGGAAACTattaatgatttaaaaaaaaacaacaaaaaaaataaaaaactatcACATgtagcaaaaaataaaaatcatgATAATTTAAACGGATCAGAAATGCTTCAAAAAATGGTTCACCGAGCTCTTCAACAAGAAAAACCTAAAAAAGGGTTTATGAAACAATTATATGATTTAGACAAAAAATTTGAGGCTGAAATGTTACGTGCAATGAAAAACAATACATCAGATACTGGTTTCCATGAATGTAGATTTAAAACTGGGTACGAAAAATTCCTAGCGTTTTTGGACAAagctaaaatatttatacctCCAACGGTAAACATGATGATTTTAATGTTAATGTTGCCTATTGTTTCATATATAGGACCGATTTTTGGATTAGCTGCTTTTACGTTTAGTGTTATGACGATTTACTATGTATACAAATTTTGTAAGATGAAGAAGGTGCATAGGgattacaaaataatgaacaaaaGCAAAAACTTTAAAGTAAAAgcattaaaacaaaaacttcacagaaaaaaaaatatataa
- a CDS encoding PIR protein translates to MPCIMQDKALSAKSQLHSYIDIKSVEDDILKAFCFINFFSSEDNACKEQCKFLGDVKEEEFKKMKIVHNYCKYYETIKQNLSMNGNLCYSVFENYLEEAVKIYDKMLHNCNFRNPEKYCAEFRNHVSDCFSKKLPTLMCKKREFTTLASWIRTNLVTKKLTSSNSDDTDRYELIEE, encoded by the exons ATGCCCTGTATTATGCAG GATAAAGCACTTTCAGCAAAATCTCAATTACATAGTTATATTGATATCAAAAGTGTTGAAGATGATATTTTGAAGGctttttgtttcattaaCTTTTTTAGTAGTGAAGATAATGCTTGTAAGGAGCA GTGTAAATTTTTGGGAGATGTTAAAGAggaagaatttaaaaaaatgaagattgttcataattattgtaaatattacGAAACCATTAAGCAAAACCTAAGTATGAATGGGAATTTGTGTTATAGTGTATTTGAAAATTACCTTGAAGAAgctgttaaaatatatgataaaatgcTTCATAATTGTAATTTTCGTAACCCTGAAAAATATTGTGCTGAATTTAGAAATCATGTTTCTGATTGTTTTAGTAAAAAGTTACCTACTTTGATGTGTAAAAAAAGGGAA TTTACTACTCTTGCATCTTGGATACGTACTAATTTAGTAACGAAAAAGTTAACTAGTAGTAATTCAGATGATACAGATAGATATGAATTAATAGAAGAATGA
- a CDS encoding DBP2 produces MSTANKKLRNTENMQCSKDFIFEEIPQFQRWLLEWARDFGDEISKHFDNIKSVCKEKNVSIGKDRCNVEPECKKKCSEYESWIREKKKQLDILTDKFNRVKYVKIGHGGTAIDLITKEYKGFDRISFEKEINIGDNEYNNRCNCKASIMAKPAPGKVEEVKHEGIRLEPIDTRGVLNTSDSGRNAQDNSYRSLPRDDRARISSSSDDANDNIGNGDTESLNYLSASSKSLDSEAVSGNTGDRGKPEKKIDKSAEGDRDVSSNLSLSYNTLEKSGSDGERSLCNDHKKPCDSANSHNSGMDQQRDISQSGNNDHSRKARSENIRTDNSDISNVPGNLQEIPSSREITTGALNGVLSHEVIGSFDKERNEHDLRTDRDGVINDQSDASTGNRDENREDLESIEVLDSLSNIKHNDVTSLTTETGISENIDKLNDVSKAETASSTEINSDKEKNVQIHDFNTLHASTEEESSLNNVHSQSLEGEALKTEKKQGDQIDGENNDTKGSNNYNLDSKNNMNSGNFYLKEYENANFKTVNDGNLNLSGNEMCLKYFSSDQCKYIEDSLSSKSNLNDDKRKFFKSFSDYCLNFYPKHSSEHYACVKSAYSITLFENSKKYNFSKLSYFAGGGAFLVILFVVFALKTTDNSCEDATFTEFIQNGGTDFKLPVIYKEQNQDPKVYN; encoded by the exons ATGTCTACAGCTAATAAGAAATTAAGGAATACAGAAAATATGCAATGTTCAAaggattttatttttgaggAAATTCCGCAGTTTCAGCGATGGCTCCTAGAATGGGCTAGGGACTTTGGAGATGAAATATCTAAACACtttgataatataaaatctgtatgtaaggaaaaaaatgtttcTATTGGTAAAGATAGATGCAATGTTGAACcagaatgtaaaaaaaaatgttcagaGTATGAATCATggataagagaaaaaaaaaagcaattgGATATACTAACAGACAAATTCAATAGGGTTAAGTATGTCAAAATTGGACACGGAGGGACTGCTATTGATTTAATAACGAAAGAATACAAAGGATTTGATAGGATAtcttttgaaaaagaaataaatataggagataatgaatataataatcgTTGTAATTGTAAAGCATCTATTATGGCAAAACCTGCTCCAGGAAAGGTAGAAGAAGTAAAACATGAAGGTATAAGACTTGAACCTATAGATACGAGAGGGGTATTGAATACTTCAGATAGTGGAAGAAATGCTCAAGATAATAGTTATAGAAGTCTCCCACGTGACGACCGAGCTAGGATTAGTAGTAGTTCTGATGACGCAAATGACAATATTGGTAATGGTGATACTGAAAGTTTGAACTATTTAAGTGCTTCTTCAAAATCTCTGGACAGTGAAGCTGTTTCTGGGAATACGGGAGATAGAGGTAAACCTGAGAAGAAAATTGATAAAAGTGCCGAAGGCGATAGAGACGTAAGTTCAAACCTTAGCCTTTCATATAATACTCTTGAAAAAAGTGGTAGTGATGGTGAAAGATCCTTATGTAATGATCATAAAAAACCATGTGACAGTGCTAATAGTCATAATAGTGGTATGGATCAACAGAGAGATATCTCTCAGAGTGGAAACA ATGATCATAGTAGAAAAGCTAGAAGTGAAAATATTAGAACAGATAACAGTGACATCTCTAATGTTCCTGGAAATTTACAAGAAATTCCAAGTTCTAGAGAAATTACTACGGGTGCATTAAATGGTGTACTGAGCCATGAAGTTATTGGTAGTTTTGATAAGGAACGTAACGAACACGATCTTAGAACTGATAGGGATGGTGTTATAAATGATCAGAGTGACGCTAGTACTGGTAATAGGGACGAAAACAGGGAAGATCTTGAATCTATTGAGGTTCTAGATTCATTGTCTAATATTAAACACAATGATGTGACATCTCTAACTACCGAAACTGGAATTTCAGAAAACATAGATAAATTGAATGATGTATCAAAAGCCGAAACTGCAAGTTCAACAGAGATCAATtcagataaagaaaaaaacgtTCAAATACATGATTTCAACACACTTCATGCTTCTACTGAAGAGGAAAGttctttaaataatgtaCATTCACAATCATTAGAAGGAGAAGCATTGAAAACAGAGAAAAAACAAGGAGATCAAATTGATGgtgaaaataatgatacGAAAGGTTCaaacaattataatttagatagtaagaataatatgaattctggaaatttttatttaaaagaatatgaaaatgCAAACTTTAAAACTGTAAATGATGGAAACTTAAATTTATCAGGAAATGAAATGTgtcttaaatatttttcatcagatcagtgtaaatatattgagGATAGCTTATCATCAAAATCTAATCTTAATgatgataaaagaaaattttttaaatcattttcagattattgtttaaatttttatcctAAACATTCGAGTGAACATTATGCTTGTGTAAAAAGTGCATATTCTATTACATTATTcgaaaattcaaaaaaatataatttttcaa aaTTATCTTATTTTGCTGGAGGAGGTGCATTTCTGGTAATTTTATTCGTAGTTTTTGCATTAAAAACTACAGATAATtc ATGTGAAGACGCTACGTTCACCgaatttatacaaaatggAGGGACTGATTTTAAGTTACCAGtgatat aTAAGGAGCAAAATCAGGATCCAAAAGTTTACAATTAG
- a CDS encoding DBP2: MTKKKLEGNIGEIISNNENNLGGSSESLEAFVEGKVKVVDKGNYIDYEGVANLNVHKGGSSRKNDDTGSSISTNITSSIGRFTSGVDNHKMYMNHTVKYSFFDCTLIIGCILKRKHGRWICNIQDINDKGLCVPDRRVQLCIHKIKDVRNGNDVTDLKKQLLASLNTEAYLLLQKWKEDNRLNYKEFCNDLKYDFADIGNVIKGTDIKGHGHSMIVEKIL, translated from the exons atgacaaaaaaaaaattagaaggaAATATAGGAGAAATAATatctaataatgaaaataatctTGGAGGAAGTAGTGAAAGTTTGGAGGCATTTGTTGAAGGTAAGGTAAAAGTTGTGGACAAGGGAAATTATATAGATTATGAAGGTGTTGCAaatttaaatgtacataaagGAGGTAGTAGCagaaaaaatg ATGATACTGGATCTAGCATAAGTACCAATATAACTAGCTCTATAGGTCGTTTTACTTCTGGAGTTGATAAtcataaaatgtatatgaatCATACtgtaaaatattctttttttgattGCACTTTAATTATTGGATGTATCTTAAAGAGAAAACATGGAAGATGGATTTGCAATATACAGGACATTAATGATAAAGGGTTATGTGTTCCTGATAGGAGAGTACAATTGtgtattcataaaataaaggaTGTACGGAATGGAAATGATGTAACAGATCTAAAAAAACAGCTTCTTGCTTCACTAAACACAGAAGCATACTTATTATTGCAGAAATGGAAAGAGGATAACCGACTTAACTATAAAGAATTTTGTaatgatttaaaatatgattttGCTGATATTGGAAATGTTATTAAAGGAACCGATATAAAGGGGCATGGTCATTCTATGATAGTAGAGAAAATcttgtaa
- a CDS encoding PIR protein, producing the protein MNPKVLEQVYLQFLLKALIITELHLNVDLPLYKLYEEFDSYKNGYTKDNSICTNFINDKYLKSHDLTKLCQHLSAVLSSFNNIKQTHTEVSSNICNHLNIWLYNKLTNLVYDPATLDNVHYAFMEVFKYKKVFKDCNYLNYNKCNKDEFNIIKKFHDYSENFVGIQNKIKENGYSVIKNYCSYIAESVNFYNDIVLKYANSDTDYIYDSELKTFRDNFKKIYKATLSCNSHIPHLQPAYNDNIELSHVFNYNTLNSEPVNLRSVAKNLLTFFGIFLIFFCVYKFTPLGNLLNLKLRRKKRRIWRNIKQEYEKQLLSGIDEHEYSSHSDDMLYYIGFQNK; encoded by the exons ATGAACCCAAAAGTGTTAGAACAAGTATATTTGCAATTTCTATTAAAAGCATTAATTATAACAGAGCTTCATTTAAATGTT GATTTACCTTTATATAAGCTTTACGAGGAATTTGATAGTTATAAAAATGGTTATACGAAGGACAATAGCATTTGTACAAATTTCATTAATGACAAATATCTTAAATCACATGATTTAACCAAGCTTTGCCAACATCTTTCTGCAGTGTTATCATCATTCAACAATATCAAACAAACGCATACTGAAGTTTCATCTAACATTTGCAATCATTTAAACATATGgttatataacaaattaacaAATCTGGTTTATGATCCTGCCACTCTTGATAATGTTCACTATGCATTTATGGAGgtttttaaatacaaaaaagtatTCAAAGATTGTAATTAtctaaattataataaatgtaataaggATGAgtttaacataataaaaaagtttcaTGATTATTCTGAAAATTTTGTTGgcattcaaaataaaattaaagagaATGGTTATTCTGTGATTAAGAATTATTGCTCATACATCGCAGAAtctgttaatttttataacgACATTGTTTTAAAGTATGCTAATTCTGATACAgattatatttatgatagTGAATTGAAAACTTTTAgagataattttaaaaaaatatataaggcTACATTGAGTTGTAATTCTCATATACCTCATTTACAACCTGcttataatgataatattgaATTATCACATGtctttaattataatacGTTAAATAGTGAGCCTGTGAATTTAAGAAGTGTAGCCAAAAAtcttttaacattttttggaatatttttaatttttttttgtgtatataag TTTACTCCACTGGGAAACCTGTTAAATCTTAAAttgagaagaaaaaaaagaagaatatgGAGAAACATAAAACAAGAATATGAGAAACAATTGCTTTCAGGTATTGACGAACATGAATATTCATCACATTCGGAtgatatgttatattatataggaTTTCagaacaaataa
- a CDS encoding hypothetical protein (Plasmodium exported protein) has translation MQTGWQGIRVKEDEKNKEIVKCNMHKKKRASIAHEMLEKKKLIMEEKMKKNWRADKERKTNENEHTTMRTEISNKNQKITRATKEDTIEGKNQELMERKKGETMQEKKQGTIEGKSEKMMQEEKQDVMKTRKVKEEEDDEEEDDEEEDEEEEDDEEEEDDEEEEDDETMEDKIREKKEVGQNCLTVNKQETMGKKEDKIVEKMEETLKKKKEEHIGERKEETIEEKTPEKKEETIEEKEQEVMWEEVMERIGIKMDDIKEKTIKKKKEETMEENKEETMKEKEEIMEEKKEEIMEGKKEETVEERKEENAEEKKEENVEEKKEENVDEKKEENVEEKKEENVKEKKEENVEEKKEETIEEKKPEKKEKTVSKNKEDTSLRKFLRNIDESKLDDIIDKILGKMNDKMTEKNEIQTNNGNYLRMLSKYNVPDISQDTDDGGCYVIDNNLKGGSVAINDLTNKMFSYPYFSNNFSSPMHLNDKKLCRTIITLSKDTAKEDLFPIWKLFCWNKRNKYVIILDELMSEYDGLRRNYSKYEHLTKRRWKKCYKKFKKIVNAEEASLNKEFISLINNKSVSLDQCKEFLLKSIKTANKFLENTKVYCRNILQKDI, from the coding sequence ATGCAAACAGGATGGCAAGGTATAAGGGTGAAAgaggatgaaaaaaataaagaaatagtAAAGTGcaatatgcataaaaaaaaacgtgCATCTATTGCGCACGAAAtgcttgaaaaaaaaaaattaataatggaggagaaaatgaaaaaaaattggcgTGCAGATaaggaaagaaaaacgaATGAAAATGAGCATACAACAATGAGGACAGaaataagtaataaaaatcaaaaaattacAAGGGCAACAAAAGAAGATACAATAGAGGGAAAAAATCAAGAATTAATGGAGaggaaaaaaggagaaaCGATGCAAGAAAAAAAGCAAGGAACAATAGAGGGTAAATCAGAAAAAATGATGCAAGAAGAAAAGCAAGATGTAATGAAAACCAGAAAAgtaaaagaggaagaagacGATGAGGAAGAAGACGATGAGGAAGAAGacgaagaggaagaagacgatgaggaagaggaagatgatgaggaagaagaagatgaTGAAACGATGGAAGATAAAATTcgtgaaaaaaaggaagtagGGCAGAATTGCTTGACTGTAAATAAGCAGGAAAcaatgggaaaaaaagaagataagattgtggaaaaaatggaagaaacgttgaagaagaaaaaggaagaacATATTGGAGAAAGAAAAGAGGAAACTATCGAGGAAAAGACTcctgaaaaaaaggaagaaacaATTGAAGAAAAAGAGCAAGAAGTAATGTGGGAAGAAGTGATGGAAAGAATAGGAATAAAAATGGatgatataaaagaaaaaacaataaaaaaaaaaaaagaagaaacaaTGGAAGAAAACAAAGAAGAAACgatgaaagaaaaagaagaaataatggaagaaaaaaaagaagaaataatggagggaaaaaaagaagaaacagTAGAAGAGAGAAAGGAAGAAAACGCGGAagagaaaaaggaagaaaacgtggaagagaaaaaggaagaaaatgtGGACgagaaaaaggaagaaaacgtggaagagaaaaaggaagaaaacgtgaaagagaaaaaggaagaaaacgtagaagagaaaaaagaagaaactATAGAGGAGAAAAAAcctgaaaaaaaggaaaaaacagtgagtaaaaataaagaggaTACCTCGTTAAGAAAATTCCTTCGTAATATAGATGAAAGTAAGTTAGATGATATAATAGATAAGATATTGGGGAAAATGAATGACAAAATGACAGAGAAGAATGAAATACAAACAAATAATGGAAATTATCTAAGAATGTTATCAAAGTATAATGTTCCTGATATTTCACAAGATACCGATGATGGTGGTTGTTATGTTATAGATAATAATTTGAAGGGTGGATCTGTTGCAATAAATGATCTAACTAATAAGATGTTCAGTTATccttatttttctaataatttttcatctCCAATGCATTTAAACGACAAAAAATTGTGTAGAACGATAATTACATTAAGTAAAGATACAGCAAAGGAAGATTTATTTCCTATTTGGAAACTATTTTGTTGGAAtaagagaaataaatatgttattatattagaTGAACTAATGAGTGAATATGATGGATTAAGAAGAAACTATAGCAAGTATGAACATTTAACAAAACGTCGTTggaaaaaatgttataaaaaatttaaaaaaattgtaaatgcGGAAGAAGCTTCTCTTAACAAGGAATTTATTTCTTTGATTAATAACAAATCAGTATCATTAGATCAATGTAAAGAATTTTTGcttaaaagtataaaaacaGCTAATAAATTCCTTGAAAATACCAAAGTTTACTGcagaaatattttacaaaaagatatatag